In the Bartonella apihabitans genome, AAACTCGGAGTTGATGTCATAGAAACCATCCGCGGTATGGGATACCGCTTGAAGTCTCCGGAAAAATAGCGGCGGCTTGTCGATGAAAACAGTCAAGGGTGAGACCGGATTTAAGCTTCTTTTCAAAACTGTTAGTAAATCGCTGGGGCTGCGCGTCAATATATTTCTGACATTGTGGATTATTGCGGCATTGGCATTTATCTCTGTTGTCAGTCTCGTATTTTATCGCCAATCCAACAATGATTATATGGAACGGATTTTAACCGCCCATCTCTATAGTCTGATTTCGTCAGTCAGTGTCTCGTCTGACGGAAAATTACAGGGAAATCCGGAATTGGGAGATATCCGGTATTCTGACCCATCCTCCGGGTGGTATTGGGAAGTTGTTGCCCTATCGGGAAATTTGAAGGGCAGATTGACGTCTTCATCTTTAGGAGCGCGCAAGATTTCTTCTCCAAGTGAAAAAACCGAACCTTTCGACCCGAAATTTTTCCGCTCCTATCGGGCAAACGGGCCTGATAACCAGCATTTGCGGGTTGTGGAAAGCGACATTATTCTGGATAACAAAAACCGTGTTGCGCGCTTTCGGGTTATGGGCAACATTGATGAAACACGCGCCGGTCTCGATAAATTCAAAACAACGTTACTTCTATATCTGTCTTTGTTCGGCGTTGCGAGTATTCTGATAAATCTGGTGATAATCTATATCAGTCTTCGGCCTTTGCAACGCATACAACATTCATTGGCAGATATTCGCGCTGGTAAAGCCAATCATCTTGATACCGATTTGCCACTTGAAGTTATGCCCCTTGTCGGAGAAATGAACGCTCTCATTGACAATAATCAACGTATTGTCGAACGTTTTCGTGTTCAGGTGGGAAATCTTGCCCATTCATTGAAAACACCATTGTCGGTTATGGGCAATGAAATCGATCAGTTGAACGAGAAGAATTCGGCTCTTTCTTCGTCGAGCGTAAAATTGTTGAAAGAACAAACTGGCATTATGCGCGCCCAGATTGAACGCTATTTGCAGCGCGCACGCATTGCCGCCCAACGTGATAGTGTCATCTATCGCACACCGTTGCGCCCATTATTGGAACGACTTGTGAGAGTTATGGGCAAACTCTATCCTTCCAAAGAAATAACGCTCTCTATGAACGAGGCCGATATTATTTTTATCGGAGAAAAAGAAGATATCGAGGAGATGGTTGGAAATATACTGGAAAACGCGTGTAAATGGGCTCGAAAACATGTCGTTTTACGCTGTGAAACGGCAAACGACAAAATGAGGGAAGCGGGCTCTGTGCACCCGATGTTTACACTTTCTGTTGAAGACGATGGCCCCGGGCTTCCGATAAACCGGCAGCATGA is a window encoding:
- a CDS encoding ATP-binding protein is translated as MKTVKGETGFKLLFKTVSKSLGLRVNIFLTLWIIAALAFISVVSLVFYRQSNNDYMERILTAHLYSLISSVSVSSDGKLQGNPELGDIRYSDPSSGWYWEVVALSGNLKGRLTSSSLGARKISSPSEKTEPFDPKFFRSYRANGPDNQHLRVVESDIILDNKNRVARFRVMGNIDETRAGLDKFKTTLLLYLSLFGVASILINLVIIYISLRPLQRIQHSLADIRAGKANHLDTDLPLEVMPLVGEMNALIDNNQRIVERFRVQVGNLAHSLKTPLSVMGNEIDQLNEKNSALSSSSVKLLKEQTGIMRAQIERYLQRARIAAQRDSVIYRTPLRPLLERLVRVMGKLYPSKEITLSMNEADIIFIGEKEDIEEMVGNILENACKWARKHVVLRCETANDKMREAGSVHPMFTLSVEDDGPGLPINRQHEALERGKRLDESKPGTGLGLSIVAELVGEYDGDVELSVSKLGGLCVTLRLPYAKS